DNA sequence from the Manihot esculenta cultivar AM560-2 chromosome 11, M.esculenta_v8, whole genome shotgun sequence genome:
cattagaaGCTATTACATCACTCAACATTTAAACTCTTAGTGCCATGTTAAATTCAATGGAAGGTTCATTTGGTTTGATTAATCTTGAATTTTCTTTCCTCACCTTCATTTTATTACAATTCATTCTATTATAACATTCTATTTTTTGTCCTACTATTTTTGcagaattaaagaatttaaacaATTTAACATTCTTGGATATAAGTAGTAACAGATTCAATGACACCTTATCAGGTAAactttaaatcttttatttttgtatttataaattaatttttttataaaaaataaatgaatttctcAAATATTTCTCTTCTTATAGATTTTGAAAGATTAGAAAAGGTAGACATTAGtggaaataaatttaataaaagcatTTTATTATCAatgtatatttaatttttgaaattgttTTCTTTACATTCATTCTACCACAATAAAAGTATCTTATTATCAAAAgttatttaaatcaatttgaattaaaaCACAGTGGATTAatatttaagttattttaatatttaaataaattatccaATTAGTGAATTgtgtaaaaattattaataattatttttaattcaacaTAGTATGGTCACTGTAACGAGGTCATTATAAAACTATTTGGATCGATTTTGGATCAACTGTTACGattcgattttatttttaatataatttttgttaaaaagactaaaatttttgattttttatttaatactaacatttaaataataataataataatattaaaatatattatatattgagAAGCACGGTTGCACAATAAAGTGACACAAAATTATTTTGATCAGTTTTAATTGGGCTCTTACAATCGGTTATGATTTTgatacaataataatattaatattaaaatgtattatatacaattcttaataaaaatattatattattttatatatagttattaattatataattttaattaaaaagtgcacgtatatttaatatataaaatatattatattattaatatataattcaattacgtaattaaaaattataattaaatattattctttTACTAATATTACTTATAAAATTCGAGATTTATTAGAATAATtatgtttaaaataaattaattaaataattttaataaattaaaaatataatataattataattatatactatttagtgctattattttgtatatttttttaaaaattaagatagtTGTAGAGTTTTATGATcacattataaattttttaaaatcaaattttatgtatatggtttaaaaagtgagtttcgttaatatatatatatatatatatatatagcactcgcaaatagatatataaaagaatatataaaaaaaagctaATAATACATTTTCAATGATATCATACACAAAATAATAGTTAAATACATTTTGGGCactaattaaattctaaatttttcttaaaaaaaattttcatttgctTAATATTTTTCTATCTTAGGATTATGCGGACTGAAAAGTTTGGTTGAGTTGAATCTCCGAAGAAATCAATTTTCTGGCCCTCTTCCAGAATGTATTGGCAACTTGACCAACCTCCAATTTCTTGATCTGTCATTCAATCAGTTGAGTGGCAACATTCAATCTATTGTTTCTGAACTCACCTCCCTCAAGTATTTGCTTCTTTCTGGCAATGAGTTTGAAGGCTCATTCTCATTTAGCGCTTTGGCTAACCACTCAAAACTTGAATTATTTATACTCTCTCCTGGAAGTAGCAGGCTAGAACTGGAAACAGAAAATCCAACATGGTTTCCTGCATTTCAACTCAAGTACATTCAATTATCAAATTGCAACTTAAATGTGAGAACTAGAGCAATTCCTAGCTTTCTTCGTTACCAGCATGACATACGCTTTATTGATCTTTCTCATAATACGTTGGTTGGAACGTTCCCCACTTGGATCTTACAAAATAATTCCAAGTTAGTAGTTATGAATTTGAGAAACAACTCATTCACAGGAACATTTCAGCTGCCCAATTTCAAGCATGATCTCGTTCAGTTAGATATTTCGAGCAATAATCTCACTGGTATGCTGCCGAAGGAGTTTGGCTTGGTCCTCCCAAGACTAGAATATATAAACATGTCGAGGAATAATTTCGGTGGTAATGTTCCTTCTTCAATCAGTGAGACGCCAACACTATCTACTCTGGATTTATCCCATAATAATTTCTCGGGAGAGTTGCCAGGAAGTCTGTTTGCTAATTGTACCATGTTTTGTGCACTGATTCTATCAAACAACAATTTTCAAGGTAACGTTTTTCCTCAGGATATGGACTTGAGAAGCATGACGGTATTGGATATGAAAAACAACAACTTCAGTGCGATGGTAGGGGCAGACTTGTTGAATAGCCGCAGCCTATCAAGCCTCAATTTTTTTGACATATCCAATAACAAGGTATCCGGTCCAATTCCCAAACTTCTGTGTAATCTGACCGATCTTGTCTTTTTAGATCTCTCAAAAAATAGGTTGTATGGGTCTATGCCTTCCTGCTTCAATTCTTCATATTTGCACTTTCTGTTTTTACAAAAGAACAATCTAAGTGGACCCATACCCCATGAGCTTCTCAGAAGTCCTAATTTAGTGGCACTTGATCTGAGAGATAACAATTTTTCTGGAAATATTCCATCTTGGATCGGTCAGTTCTCTGAATTGCAAGTGCTTTCATTGGGAGGGAATGCATTACACGGCCGTATTCCTAATCAGTTGTGTGAATTAAGAAATGCGAATATAATGGATCTTTCACGCAACTTACTTTTTGGTTCCGTACCTGCATGCTTTAGTAACATTTCTTTTTGCGATAATATATCATTTGAGATGATAGAAGTAGTTGATATTCCGAATTTTATGATTATCTATTTGAATAATCCCGATCAAATCGCTCTTAATCTCCATTTGCCATGGGTAGATTGGGATTATTCAGAACTTGTGGAAGTGGAATTTGCAACGAAATATAGATACAACTCCTACAAGGGTGATATTATCAACTCAATGGCAGGAATAGATCTATCATGCAATGAGTTAAGTGGCAGCATTCCTCAAGAAATTGGAGACCTGCATGAAATTCGATCATTGAATTTGTCTCACAATCATATAACAGGATCTATACCTGTCAGTTTTTCAAATCTAAGGAGTTTAGAGAGCTTAGATCTTGGCAACAATAATTTGAGTGGTGAAATCCCCAGTGAACTAGTTGCGCTGACCTTTTTGGGAACTTTCAATGTTTCATACAACAATTTATCAGGTAGGGTTCCTGATGGAGCGCAATTTGGAACTTTCGATGAAAACAATTACAGAGGTAATCCTGGTCTTTGTGGACAACGCATTCATAAGAGCTGCAAAAGTGATGAAGCTCCACAAACACCGACACCATCTGCTGATGTAGAAGAGGAAGATGAAGGGGGTATTGATATGGTGTGGTTCTATTGGAGTTTCAGTGGAGCCTATGTCACAATCCTATTGGTGTTGGCAGCAATCCTCCGCATCAACAGGCATTGGCGCATGTTGTGGTTTtattatgttgatgtttgtattTATTCAATTTCCATATGGGTTTGTCGGAACTGATTTCAAGCAATAGTCTGACGGAAAGACACATTGtaatacaatatatatatatatttggttttaatgttgatgttgcCCTTATTTTGCTTCTGGTAGAATTCTGGTTTCTAAGGATGTTGGTCTAGTGGAAATGGAAGAACCTTAGGGCAATATGGATACTGCTCTCTAGTGTTTAGGAAGCAAAAGAACTCTAGATTGATGCAATTTTACAGGACTGGTTCTTGGGTTTACTTTGCTGCAAGAATGCTAGGGCCATGAGGTGCTTTCATGGCTTCTGAATGACGGAGTGAGCAAATAAAAAGGTCAGAAGAATATGGAATGCAAGGGAAGATTCATTCGCTGTACCAGATATGTTATTTCAAGCCGAATATCTTATCTTTtagctgtatttttttttatatttaactatTGTTCTAATTTTTGCAAATCTTTATTGTGGTTTGGATAGTGTTGTTAGTACTTTGTGTTTCTTGGAATTTGCTGCTTGATTTTCTAACGTGTACTCTAAATGTTTCcccttaatttatatttaaaaaatagtaaaatgttACTTTTAACATTCTATATAAACTCTTCCATTTTAATCcccttaatttatatttaaaaaatagtaaaatgttACTTTTAACATTCTATATAAACTcttccattttaatttttaaaaattggctAAAATTActgtcaatttatttaaaatttaaacatttagattaaaatacaaaatattgtAAATGTTTTGCCTTTTTCATATACTTGATCatcaatttataattaaaaaataatagcaaTAATATATGTGGCATACTAGTTAGATCATCAAATTTAGAATTTTGcagattaattaaaattatactcaAAAGTAAATGTtgagttaattaaattaaaattaaaacaattgatttaaaatataaatataggtAAATATTGGGTCTTTTTGGATCAATTggccttttttttaattacaaattCGATATGATTATGTGTAATCCTAATTTTGCCACTGCATTTAGTTAACAAGCGAAagtgatttattaattaatgatggACGTCGAAACCACCAAAAATAAATTcctgctttaaaataaaatttgtgatAGTGGTAAACAGGGTCGATTCCACAGAGACTGGTTAAATAGATTAATTCTAtcgaatgaaataaaataaagtaaaataaaactaaatagaataaaatgggggggttttgaaTATAGAGGAATAAATAGAATCAATTTAAAAGAAGaaccaatttaaatttaaaagagagaATCAAGATGAGACACATTCAGTTAAAGGAATAATTTTAGTTCCAGTTTTTATGGGTTGATCACGGATACAAAATAatctcaaattaattaataaatcagttaTAGATATCGAAGACGCTTCAGGTATCAAAtcctttcttaattttaaactagttaAGAGACGCTCGTTAACTAGCCCTAACTCTTGGACAACCGTAGGAGACGCTCCtagaatttaatccaattattgcattaagaattaaaaggaCCTGATTCTAACTAATAAACGTGAGACGCTCGGttcatttaagttagattatatTATTCCTTAGGAAGGCTTTACGCAACCTACTTCACTACCTATTTCAGTTTagttaaacaattacggatttaactAACCTGAATAGCAGTCTACCATCCTAGCAATTGAGCAATGGCGCCTTAATGCAACAATCCACAGAATGATATTAAACAATAAACAcaggaataatataaatactaatAATTGAGAAACTATAAAATTACATCAATCTCACAACCCGTTTAACTGGAACTTTTAATTATCCTCTAACTGATAAGAGTAATTTAGCCACACAAGTTCATGACTAAAATAGGAGATGAAAGATAAGATCAGATATCAGATACATCAGAATGCCCCTTTTTATAGTACTAAGAGTCCTAACCCAAATATAAGTATCTAAAATCAAAATTGAGTACAGTTTGGCAGATAAGATTTATCTGTTTGGTTCCCGGATTTGAAGCTGGCTTTGTTTGTCAAGTATAGTTGTGCCCATAATGCAGTCCATAACACAGCCCATCTAGAGTATCCTTTTATGAATTTGATTGTGGCCACCTTTTATCTCAGAGTGTGGATTCCAAATTGGATTTTTCTTGTTATCCTCCAATCCTACCAAGATAACGAAATTTAAACAAATCAATCTGTTTTAAACGAAATCAAATTCAATATCtagatattttataatattaaagatGCATAATTGTGCATATTATCAAATCCCCACACTTAGATCAGACTTGCCCTCAAGTATGTACTCATTACTCAGAAAGGACTCACAAAATCTCCCCATAATCAATTGCTCACAAAGTTAACTCAACTTATTTCAAATAACCCGCATTTCATAGCAAAATCTCATCAATGTATACAAATCATAAAAGGAATATCAACACAATCTTCAAAAGCTGAAATGTAGCAAACTCAATATGTGATCATGCAATTAAGTTCCATCAAATTCTTAGCATAAAGAAACATATACCCAACCAACCAAGAAagtcttttaaaattataatttttaccaGGAACCAGGAatccattttttatttattttatcattttttttatggttttggtTCGAGATTTTTTTCGGCTCCTACGAGGGTATACTCTCCCAACACTGATTTTCTCCATTCACAAGGAACATCCCTTACTTAAGGGGAATGGGCCCGACCCACCCAAACCAACCAGTGATGGTAAACCATATTATTAGTGGTATGTTTCGAATTATTGACGGCCCCTACGGGGTATAATTCTCCCAACCACTAACTTTTTCCATCCACAAGAGACATCCCTTGCTTAAAGGGATCAAATGCCGTACCATTTGAACCAGTTAATGTTGGTAAACCActcaaaaagaaattaatttttttttttttagttctcTGGATAGTAGTATCAAGACTCACTGCAGCAGGTGAAAGTAGAATTTCAAAATGCACTATTGGTCTTTTATCAAGCAATATTAATTCACTTAAACATAAGTTTGCACATttcaaaccataaagaaaaTGCTAGAATTGCTTAATGATCTGCATAAAAAGATAAGAGAATGCTACTTATGCCAGCTacctaaaataattcaatttaactcTGAAAgtcaacttttattttatttttaatttttaaaatttttttctttaaggagataaacaaatcaaataaaacaaaaagaacAATTAAAACTAAAACAAATGAACAAACTAAATTAAAACTGAAACAAGTGAACAAACTCTCCCCCACACTAGGATCACAATGTCCTCAATGTGATAAAAGAACAAGACAACCAAAGCAGATATATGTGCAGCTTTTCCTCCACACTTGGgtcacaataaataaataaataaataaataaaaagagtttaGAATAGGACCAGGAAGGATGTCAAGATTCCTACTGCCGCTGTCGGTATTGAGATCGAATTGTAGCCCGCACATCGCTAATGTTGTTTGCTAAGCGTGCTAGATGAGTGGCAACACGCTCCAATATTTTTTCAAATCGACTCTCCATCTGATCAATTCTGGTGTTGAGGGCCTGTAAAGCTTGTTGAGCGTCAAATGGAGGATTAGCCATGGTTGAGGCAACAGGAGCTGTGCGTAAAGCACTTCCTTTTTGGAAGACTCGATCGGACCGCGCGATGATGGGACCTGCTCTTTCGTTTGCATGTGTAAATCGAAGATTACCGTTCAATCGTGATGGAGCCGGAGGTAAGTGATGTCTGCCCCTCCCAAGTCGTGTCCGGGTACCAGCAACAGAAGTATTTACCACAGTCGGATTATTGGTAGGAGACTGGTCTGCTGAAGAGGTGGAAGTGGAGTGATACAAGTCAGAAAGTGGTTCCCCGTTGGTGGTGGCGGAGGGTTGTGGACTAGCGCGAGGTGGTGGCTTGGCACGTGGGTTGGTGTCCGCAATGGACGTGTGTGAGGGATTCAAGGCAGGTTGCACAATGCGAGACAGCAGAGAATGAGCGGCGGCAATGGAATCGAGTGGAGCTTGCACGCGGACGGTGGCGGATGTCAGCGATGGAGAGGTGGTGGCGGTAGCGGGTGTTGGCGGGTTGCGACCGGTAAAGGTACGAACTCGCCGGCTGTCAGGGGTGGCGGTGGAGCGTCGTTTGGGAGCCATGGGTGATTTGTGGCTGTAAGTGAGAAGAGACAAAAGGGAAATTAGatgaaaaaagtttaaaataaagggtaaaaaagggaaaagaataaataaataaatttaaacctAATTCCACCTCGTATTTCCAAAACACACCCATAAATATAAGATCACCTATCTGTAGAATGTTCCATTCTGGAAAAAAAAACACTTACCGCCGGAGAAGatgattgaaaataaaaaaataaataaaataaataataataaaaaaataaataaataaataataaaataaaataaataaataaaacaaaataaaattgaaagagtAGTTCTAATTTAAAGTCTTAGCTAGACTTCACTTCTCTGCAAGTTAGTTAAGGAAATGGAGGAAAACCACTAAGATTAACTTCCTCAACCTGTTGTGGCTCGAAATtctcataaaaatatttcaaacgATGGCCATTGACCTTGAATGACTTGTTGGTGTCCATACTCCTTATTTCTATAGCACCATGAGAAAAAATACTAGTGACAATAAAAGGACCAATCCATCTAGTTCGTAATTTACCAGGAAATAATTTCAGTCTAGAATCATATAGCAAAACTTTTTGACCAACTGAAAATTGTTTCCTAGAAATTAATTGATCATGCAATGCCTTGGTTCTTGCTTTGTATATTCTGGAATTATCATAAGCATCATTTCGAATTTCTTCCAGCTCTTGTAGTTGCAACTTACGATGCACACCAGCTTTATCCATACTCATATTGCAGTGCTTCACTGCCCAAAAAGCCTTATGTTCAATCTCTACGGGTAAGTGACAAGGCTTGCCATAGATGAGGCGGTAAGGAGACATGCCAATGGGTGTTTTAAAAGCTGTGCGATATGCCCATAAGGCGTCTTCCAACCTGAGACTCCAATCTTTGCGATTAGGACTGACGGTCTTTTCAAGAATGGACTtaatttctctgttggacacctCTGCTTGCCCGTTTATTTGTGGATGATAGGCGGTGGAAGTTCGATGATGGACACCATACTTCTTGAAAAGTGCTGCAACTATCTTATTGCAGAAATGAGTTCCACAATCACTAATTATGGCCTTTGGGACTCCATACCTGTTAAAGATATATGACTTGACAAAACCCACAACAACTTTAGCATCGTTAGTACGGGTAGCTTTTGCTTCCACCCATTTAGAAACATAATCAACAGCTAACAGTATGTATGTATGACCAAAAGAAGATGGGAATGGCCCCATGAAATCTATACCCCAAACATCGAATATTTCACAGATAAGGATGGGTTGTTGGGGCATCTGGTCACGACGACTTAAATTTCCAGTTTTTTGACAATTAGCACAAGACTTACAGAATATGTAGGAATCCTGATATATATGAGGCCAATAAAATCCACTTTCAAGGATCTTTCGAGCTGTTCTCTTTGGGCCAAAGTGGCCTCCACATGCATGGGCATGACAGAAATTCATAATGGAACGGATTTCATGACCCGTGACACATCTCCTAATAATCTGGTCTGAGCATATGCGC
Encoded proteins:
- the LOC110625564 gene encoding receptor-like protein 56: MEELKNLNNLTFLDISSNRFNDTLSGLCGLKSLVELNLRRNQFSGPLPECIGNLTNLQFLDLSFNQLSGNIQSIVSELTSLKYLLLSGNEFEGSFSFSALANHSKLELFILSPGSSRLELETENPTWFPAFQLKYIQLSNCNLNVRTRAIPSFLRYQHDIRFIDLSHNTLVGTFPTWILQNNSKLVVMNLRNNSFTGTFQLPNFKHDLVQLDISSNNLTGMLPKEFGLVLPRLEYINMSRNNFGGNVPSSISETPTLSTLDLSHNNFSGELPGSLFANCTMFCALILSNNNFQGNVFPQDMDLRSMTVLDMKNNNFSAMVGADLLNSRSLSSLNFFDISNNKVSGPIPKLLCNLTDLVFLDLSKNRLYGSMPSCFNSSYLHFLFLQKNNLSGPIPHELLRSPNLVALDLRDNNFSGNIPSWIGQFSELQVLSLGGNALHGRIPNQLCELRNANIMDLSRNLLFGSVPACFSNISFCDNISFEMIEVVDIPNFMIIYLNNPDQIALNLHLPWVDWDYSELVEVEFATKYRYNSYKGDIINSMAGIDLSCNELSGSIPQEIGDLHEIRSLNLSHNHITGSIPVSFSNLRSLESLDLGNNNLSGEIPSELVALTFLGTFNVSYNNLSGRVPDGAQFGTFDENNYRGNPGLCGQRIHKSCKSDEAPQTPTPSADVEEEDEGGIDMVWFYWSFSGAYVTILLVLAAILRINRILVSKDVGLVEMEEP